The following coding sequences lie in one Acidobacteriota bacterium genomic window:
- the rplN gene encoding 50S ribosomal protein L14, with amino-acid sequence MIQQESRLKVADNSGAREVLCIRVLGGSGRRYAFVGDVIVCTVKDATPGGNVKKGEVVKAVVVRTRKERRRSDGTYIRFDDNACVIIDDNSQLRGTRIFGPVARELRDKKFMRIVSLAPEVI; translated from the coding sequence ATGATCCAACAAGAGAGCAGACTCAAAGTCGCCGATAACTCGGGTGCCCGAGAGGTGCTGTGTATCCGCGTGCTCGGTGGGTCCGGGCGTCGATACGCGTTCGTTGGTGACGTCATTGTCTGTACGGTCAAGGATGCAACACCCGGTGGCAACGTCAAGAAGGGCGAAGTCGTTAAGGCTGTCGTTGTGCGTACGCGCAAGGAGCGCCGCCGTAGCGATGGCACCTATATTCGGTTCGACGACAACGCCTGTGTGATTATCGACGACAACAGCCAGCTCCGTGGCACCCGTATTTTCGGTCCCGTCGCTCGTGAGTTGCGCGACAAGAAGTTTATGCGCATCGTCTCGCTCGCCCCAGAGGTGATCTGA
- the rpsE gene encoding 30S ribosomal protein S5: MNRNRNDRNRRGGGRDREPEFDERVITINRVSKVVRGGRRFSFTALVAVGNGKGKVGIGYGKAKEVPTAIQKAMELARKDMKYIPMAGQTIIHKSIGVLGASRVLLRPASPGTGVIAGGATRQILEAAGVSDILAKSLGSATPLNVAKATMIALMSQDRPDVVARARGRRPEELFPPALIAAYNSTELARAEIGGR, from the coding sequence ATGAATCGAAATCGTAACGACAGAAACAGAAGAGGCGGCGGTCGAGACCGTGAACCCGAGTTTGACGAGCGGGTTATCACGATCAATCGCGTATCAAAGGTGGTCAGGGGCGGGCGCCGGTTCTCCTTCACCGCACTTGTCGCGGTCGGAAACGGCAAAGGCAAGGTTGGCATTGGCTACGGAAAGGCCAAAGAGGTCCCGACGGCCATCCAGAAGGCCATGGAACTCGCTCGCAAGGATATGAAATACATTCCTATGGCGGGGCAGACCATCATCCACAAGTCTATCGGCGTTCTCGGCGCATCGCGCGTGTTGCTACGTCCGGCTTCGCCCGGTACCGGTGTCATTGCAGGTGGCGCTACGAGACAGATCCTCGAGGCGGCCGGCGTGTCTGACATCCTGGCAAAGTCGCTGGGTTCCGCCACACCGCTGAACGTCGCAAAGGCGACCATGATTGCTCTGATGTCTCAAGATCGTCCCGATGTCGTTGCGCGCGCTCGGGGTCGTAGACCCGAGGAGTTGTTCCCGCCGGCTTTGATCGCTGCCTATAACTCCACCGAGTTGGCGCGTGCTGAGATAGGCGGGCGCTAG
- the rpsN gene encoding 30S ribosomal protein S14 has product MAKTSMIEKNKRRKAIVERYADRRAELVVVIKDPNASYEAKRVAYQAIAKMPRDASATRYRNRCGQTGRPRGYYRKFGVSRITLRELAHRGELPGVRKASW; this is encoded by the coding sequence ATGGCGAAAACATCAATGATCGAAAAGAACAAACGCCGCAAGGCCATAGTCGAACGTTACGCGGACCGGCGCGCTGAACTTGTCGTGGTCATCAAGGATCCGAACGCAAGTTATGAAGCTAAGCGGGTCGCGTATCAAGCGATCGCAAAGATGCCGCGCGATGCTTCGGCGACGCGGTATCGCAACCGCTGCGGCCAGACCGGGCGCCCACGTGGCTACTACCGCAAGTTCGGGGTTTCGCGCATCACGTTGCGCGAACTTGCGCACCGCGGCGAACTTCCCGGCGTACGAAAGGCCTCGTGGTAG
- a CDS encoding adenylate kinase, with protein MGRRILFIGPPGAGKGTQAALLSRTLGVPHISSGDMLREAVAEGTELGKQAGALMTTGDLVPDDLVVAMVAQRLAKDDAACGFLLDGFPRNLEQADALDRSVGSNAIGIVVLLTVDDDELVHRIMQRAVIAGRSDDSEETIVRRLEVFRSETEPLLKYYPEHGVPTVTVDGSGSVEDVFSRIVMALATER; from the coding sequence ATGGGGCGTCGAATTCTTTTTATCGGCCCTCCCGGGGCCGGCAAAGGTACGCAAGCAGCGCTGCTCTCGCGTACTCTCGGTGTGCCACATATATCTTCGGGCGACATGTTGCGCGAGGCGGTTGCCGAAGGCACCGAACTTGGGAAGCAGGCGGGCGCTTTGATGACCACCGGCGATCTCGTGCCGGACGATCTTGTAGTAGCAATGGTTGCGCAACGTCTTGCGAAGGACGACGCTGCTTGCGGGTTTCTTCTCGATGGCTTTCCTAGAAACCTGGAGCAGGCCGACGCGCTCGATCGATCTGTCGGAAGCAACGCGATTGGGATTGTGGTGCTGTTGACTGTCGACGATGACGAGCTTGTCCACCGCATTATGCAACGGGCGGTTATCGCCGGTCGATCCGATGACAGCGAAGAGACAATCGTGCGTCGCCTCGAAGTGTTTCGGTCAGAAACCGAACCGCTCCTCAAGTACTATCCGGAACACGGTGTACCGACCGTGACCGTCGACGGTTCAGGGTCCGTTGAAGACGTGTTTTCGCGAATAGTGATGGCGCTCGCCACCGAGCGATGA
- the rpmC gene encoding 50S ribosomal protein L29 produces MKIAELTDLTYDELGEKLGESKEELFNLRFQLATNQLDNTTRMGQVKKDIARIRTVMAQQELDAWQRQQEDN; encoded by the coding sequence ATGAAAATCGCCGAACTTACGGACCTCACATACGACGAACTCGGTGAGAAACTCGGAGAGTCCAAAGAGGAACTCTTCAATCTCCGTTTTCAACTCGCTACCAATCAGCTTGACAACACCACCCGCATGGGTCAGGTGAAGAAAGACATCGCCCGAATTCGTACGGTGATGGCTCAGCAAGAACTTGACGCATGGCAACGCCAGCAGGAGGACAACTAA
- the rplF gene encoding 50S ribosomal protein L6, protein MSRIGKAPITLPDGVDVTINGSEVVVKGSKGELTRSFNSAISFDLTDGVVTVTRANDDRDVRALHGLSRALLNNMVIGVSEGYKKELEARGVGYRALLKGNKLELSVGFSHPVFLEAPDGITFEVPEPTKIIVSGINKELVGQVAANIRRVRPPEPYKGKGIRYVGEHVRRKAGKAGA, encoded by the coding sequence ATGAGCCGAATAGGTAAAGCCCCCATCACTTTGCCCGATGGCGTTGATGTGACCATCAACGGTTCTGAAGTCGTGGTGAAGGGATCCAAGGGTGAACTCACGCGTAGTTTCAACTCCGCTATCAGCTTCGATTTAACAGACGGTGTAGTCACCGTGACGCGCGCCAACGATGACCGTGACGTTCGGGCTCTTCACGGCCTCAGCCGAGCGCTTCTCAACAACATGGTGATCGGAGTATCCGAGGGTTACAAAAAGGAACTCGAGGCTCGCGGTGTGGGGTATCGCGCGCTGCTCAAGGGCAACAAGCTTGAGCTTTCGGTTGGGTTTTCGCATCCGGTGTTTCTCGAGGCACCCGATGGCATCACATTCGAGGTCCCAGAACCGACCAAGATCATTGTGTCCGGTATTAACAAGGAGCTTGTTGGTCAGGTCGCCGCAAACATCCGTCGTGTCCGTCCGCCAGAGCCGTACAAGGGCAAGGGCATCCGGTACGTCGGCGAGCACGTTCGTCGCAAGGCCGGCAAGGCAGGAGCCTGA
- the rplE gene encoding 50S ribosomal protein L5 yields MYGDSIATKLREELGLENVMQTPRMQKIVVNMGVGDATGDSKLVNAAVEDLRVITGQQPKVNRAKKSISNFKLREGQAIGASVTLRGDRMWEFFDRLVTLAIPRIRDFRGLNPKGFDGNGNYTFGVKEQLMFPEIDYDKVVKVRGMDITLVTTARTDEEGRALLAAFGFPFRQQQAGV; encoded by the coding sequence ATGTATGGCGACTCGATTGCGACCAAACTTCGCGAGGAGCTTGGACTCGAGAACGTCATGCAGACGCCTCGTATGCAAAAAATCGTTGTCAACATGGGGGTTGGCGACGCAACCGGCGACTCCAAGTTGGTCAACGCTGCGGTGGAGGATTTACGCGTCATTACCGGTCAGCAGCCGAAGGTGAACCGGGCCAAAAAGTCGATTTCAAACTTCAAACTGCGCGAGGGGCAAGCAATCGGAGCATCGGTGACGCTGCGCGGTGACCGGATGTGGGAGTTTTTCGATCGTCTCGTGACGCTCGCAATTCCCCGTATCCGCGACTTTCGCGGTCTTAACCCGAAGGGTTTTGACGGCAACGGCAACTACACCTTTGGTGTGAAGGAACAGCTCATGTTCCCCGAGATCGACTACGACAAGGTTGTCAAGGTACGCGGTATGGACATAACTCTTGTAACTACGGCCAGGACGGACGAAGAGGGCCGTGCCCTGCTTGCCGCTTTCGGCTTCCCGTTCCGCCAGCAACAGGCAGGTGTGTAA
- the rpsS gene encoding 30S ribosomal protein S19, with protein MARSLKKGPFVDEHLLRKIEGANERGEKRVIRTWSRRSTIIPDMVGHTIAVHDGRKHVPVYISESMVGHKLGEFAPTRTFRGHVADKSSRRR; from the coding sequence ATGGCGAGAAGTCTCAAAAAGGGCCCGTTCGTCGATGAGCACCTTCTGCGGAAGATCGAAGGCGCAAACGAGCGTGGCGAAAAGCGTGTTATCCGCACTTGGAGCCGCCGCTCCACCATCATTCCCGACATGGTCGGGCACACGATTGCAGTGCATGACGGGCGCAAGCATGTGCCCGTCTACATCAGCGAGTCCATGGTGGGGCACAAGCTTGGCGAGTTCGCACCAACGCGCACCTTCCGCGGCCACGTTGCTGACAAGTCATCGAGGCGCCGATGA
- the rpsQ gene encoding 30S ribosomal protein S17 — protein sequence MERGRRKVRTGTVVSDARDKTVTVEVRDSKQHRRYSKTIPVRKRFHAHDENNDARMGDTVRIVETRPLSKTKRWRVSEIVERAR from the coding sequence ATGGAACGAGGACGCCGCAAGGTCCGCACTGGCACCGTCGTTTCGGATGCCCGCGATAAAACGGTTACCGTTGAGGTTAGAGACTCCAAGCAGCATCGTCGTTACTCCAAGACGATCCCTGTTCGGAAGCGATTCCATGCCCACGACGAGAACAATGACGCTCGTATGGGTGACACCGTCCGCATTGTCGAGACACGTCCGTTGTCTAAGACCAAGCGCTGGCGCGTATCAGAAATTGTGGAGCGAGCCCGATGA
- a CDS encoding 50S ribosomal protein L18: MKSTRITARRRRHHRVRKNLRGTAQRPRLSVYRSNKYIYTQVIDDDAARTLASASSREASLSGERLTTDTASKVGRLIASRAAEAGVSEVVFDRGGNAFHGRIKALADAARDAGLKF, encoded by the coding sequence ATGAAATCGACACGCATAACCGCACGGCGTCGCCGCCACCATCGCGTCAGAAAAAACCTTCGCGGGACGGCGCAGCGTCCGCGTCTTTCCGTCTACCGGTCAAACAAGTACATTTACACGCAAGTCATCGACGACGATGCGGCGCGCACTTTGGCGAGTGCCTCATCGCGCGAGGCATCGCTTTCAGGCGAACGTCTTACGACAGACACCGCTTCTAAGGTTGGCCGACTCATTGCGAGCCGCGCAGCCGAAGCAGGTGTTAGCGAAGTTGTGTTCGACCGCGGCGGGAACGCATTCCACGGCCGCATCAAAGCGCTCGCCGACGCCGCCCGCGACGCCGGACTTAAGTTTTAG
- the rpmD gene encoding 50S ribosomal protein L30, whose product MAKTLKITLKKSLIGERPKTRATIESLGLRKINSTVERPDTPDVRGMVFRAKHLLDVEEIS is encoded by the coding sequence GTGGCCAAGACACTCAAGATAACGCTCAAGAAGAGTCTCATAGGCGAGAGGCCTAAGACCCGAGCGACGATCGAAAGTCTGGGCTTGCGCAAGATTAATTCCACGGTTGAGCGACCAGACACACCAGACGTGCGTGGAATGGTGTTCCGCGCCAAGCACCTGTTGGATGTTGAGGAAATTTCATGA
- a CDS encoding 50S ribosomal protein L24: MKLRVGDNVRVIAGKDKGVEAKITHVYKKRDRIVVEGVATAKRHTRPQGDAMQGGIIDMDQPIAVSNVMIVCPDCGPTKIGYRFDDGGAKLRICRKCGSDLK, from the coding sequence ATGAAGTTACGAGTCGGTGACAACGTTCGGGTTATTGCGGGCAAGGACAAGGGTGTCGAAGCGAAGATCACCCATGTCTACAAAAAGCGCGATCGCATCGTTGTCGAGGGCGTCGCTACCGCCAAGCGGCACACCCGTCCCCAGGGTGACGCAATGCAGGGCGGCATCATTGACATGGATCAGCCCATTGCGGTATCGAACGTGATGATCGTGTGCCCCGATTGTGGTCCCACCAAGATTGGGTACCGTTTTGACGACGGCGGCGCCAAGCTGCGGATATGTCGCAAGTGTGGGAGTGATCTCAAGTGA
- the rpsH gene encoding 30S ribosomal protein S8: protein MYTDPIADMLTRIRNANQALHPETSMPSSKMKEAIAKVLVAEGYADSYRIEDANPGKTLTIRLRYNEDRSRVLSAINRISKPGLRVYKSSVDIRRVRGGLGIAIVSTSEGLLTDRAARKRSIGGEVLCEVW from the coding sequence ATGTACACAGATCCCATTGCAGACATGCTCACCAGGATTCGTAACGCCAATCAGGCGTTGCATCCTGAGACTTCTATGCCGTCATCGAAGATGAAAGAAGCGATTGCCAAGGTTCTTGTTGCCGAGGGTTACGCTGATAGCTACCGCATCGAAGATGCCAACCCCGGAAAAACTCTTACGATCAGGTTGCGATACAACGAAGACCGCAGCCGCGTGTTGTCGGCGATCAACCGGATTTCGAAGCCGGGTCTGCGCGTGTACAAGTCTTCCGTCGACATTCGTCGGGTTCGCGGCGGTCTCGGCATCGCAATTGTCTCAACTTCTGAAGGCCTTCTCACTGACCGGGCCGCTCGCAAGCGCTCCATCGGCGGCGAAGTTCTCTGTGAGGTTTGGTAG
- the map gene encoding type I methionyl aminopeptidase codes for MSSGLLSIKTVGDFAKMQIAGRVVAELLDEIRAAIKPGVSLRSLDEIGERVVRANNCRPSFLGYNGTYPATICASPNSVIVHGIPDDYILREGDIISIDAGAIYEGWHGDAAFTTGVGEISAEAQKLIDVTERGLWEGLAQAKSGNRIGDIGAAVSATARPHGYGVVRGYTGHGIGQSMHEVPSVPNYGRPRRGFKLREGMALAIEPMFNLGSGDTAVLDDDWSVVTADGTLSAHWEHTVALTPDGSFVFTLPEPKQVA; via the coding sequence ATGAGTTCGGGGTTGCTCTCTATCAAAACGGTGGGCGATTTCGCAAAGATGCAGATCGCGGGGCGTGTCGTCGCCGAGCTCCTCGACGAGATTCGTGCCGCGATCAAACCCGGTGTCTCGCTGCGCTCCCTGGACGAAATCGGAGAGCGTGTAGTGCGCGCAAACAACTGTCGTCCGTCGTTTCTGGGCTACAACGGCACCTATCCGGCGACGATCTGCGCGTCGCCAAACTCGGTCATCGTGCACGGCATACCCGACGACTACATCCTGAGGGAGGGCGACATCATCTCGATCGATGCCGGTGCCATCTATGAGGGCTGGCACGGCGACGCGGCGTTCACCACGGGGGTTGGTGAGATCTCAGCCGAGGCCCAAAAGCTTATTGATGTGACTGAACGGGGCCTGTGGGAAGGTCTTGCGCAGGCGAAGTCGGGCAACCGAATCGGTGACATCGGCGCTGCTGTGTCGGCTACCGCGCGACCGCACGGGTATGGCGTGGTCCGTGGATACACGGGCCACGGTATTGGACAGTCCATGCATGAAGTCCCCAGCGTGCCGAACTACGGCCGTCCTCGGCGCGGTTTCAAGTTACGCGAGGGCATGGCGCTTGCAATCGAACCGATGTTCAACCTTGGATCCGGCGATACTGCTGTGCTTGACGACGATTGGTCGGTCGTTACCGCAGATGGGACCTTGTCGGCTCACTGGGAACACACCGTCGCCCTCACCCCGGACGGCTCGTTCGTGTTCACTCTCCCGGAGCCCAAGCAGGTCGCCTAG
- the rplV gene encoding 50S ribosomal protein L22 — translation MNVKAQAKYIRQSPYKVRRVLDLVRELPVDEASDVLRFTNRRAADTILKVLDSAVANAEHNHALDADELFISEAYADEGPTLKRWRPRARGRATKIRKRTCHITIVVSEREEA, via the coding sequence ATGAACGTCAAAGCGCAGGCGAAGTACATCCGTCAGTCACCGTATAAGGTCCGTCGAGTTCTCGATTTGGTTCGCGAACTTCCGGTCGACGAAGCCAGCGATGTGTTGAGGTTTACCAATCGCAGAGCGGCTGACACCATCCTGAAGGTCCTCGATTCCGCCGTCGCAAACGCTGAGCACAACCATGCTCTCGACGCAGATGAGTTGTTCATTTCTGAGGCATACGCCGACGAAGGTCCGACGCTGAAACGTTGGCGCCCACGTGCTCGTGGCCGCGCAACCAAGATTCGCAAGCGCACCTGTCACATCACCATCGTTGTATCCGAAAGAGAGGAGGCGTAG
- the rplP gene encoding 50S ribosomal protein L16, translated as MLMPKRTKYRKVQKGRMKGSTKGGSTVSFGEFGLQAQERGWLTARQIEAARIAMTRSVKRDGKVWINVFPDKPITEKPAETRMGSGKGNPEYWVAVIKPGRVMFEMAGISEERAREALRLAAHKLPMKTKFVKRELI; from the coding sequence ATGTTGATGCCTAAGCGCACAAAGTACCGCAAGGTCCAAAAAGGCAGGATGAAGGGGTCCACCAAGGGTGGCTCGACCGTGTCGTTTGGTGAGTTTGGTCTCCAAGCGCAGGAACGTGGATGGCTGACCGCTCGCCAAATAGAGGCGGCGCGTATTGCGATGACCAGGTCGGTGAAGCGCGACGGAAAAGTTTGGATAAACGTGTTTCCAGACAAACCGATTACCGAAAAACCGGCGGAGACCCGTATGGGATCGGGAAAAGGCAACCCCGAGTACTGGGTTGCTGTCATCAAGCCGGGGCGGGTCATGTTTGAGATGGCGGGGATCTCCGAGGAGCGTGCCCGCGAGGCGCTGCGGCTTGCTGCCCATAAGCTTCCTATGAAGACCAAGTTTGTGAAGCGGGAGCTCATATGA
- the rplO gene encoding 50S ribosomal protein L15 has protein sequence MKLHHLRPAPGSKKRKIRVGRGEAGRRGKTAGRGTKGTKARSKVRPGFEGGQTPLQRRLPKLRGFKSRNKEIFAVINVERLNEFDAGTDVTVETLRASGMVKHRGRIKVLGEGEIDRALTVHAHRFSNSAIEKIKAAGGSVEVVE, from the coding sequence ATGAAACTGCACCACTTGCGCCCCGCTCCGGGGTCGAAGAAACGCAAGATTCGGGTTGGACGCGGTGAAGCGGGACGTCGCGGAAAAACCGCCGGTCGTGGTACCAAGGGCACCAAGGCCCGCAGCAAGGTCAGACCGGGTTTTGAGGGTGGGCAGACACCACTGCAGCGTCGGTTGCCAAAACTGCGCGGTTTCAAAAGCCGTAACAAAGAGATATTTGCCGTTATCAATGTGGAGAGGCTGAACGAGTTCGACGCCGGCACCGATGTCACGGTTGAGACTCTTCGGGCGTCGGGCATGGTGAAACACCGCGGGCGGATCAAGGTGCTCGGCGAGGGCGAAATCGACCGCGCACTCACGGTCCACGCCCATCGTTTCAGCAACAGTGCTATCGAGAAGATCAAAGCAGCCGGCGGCTCGGTGGAAGTCGTCGAATAG
- the secY gene encoding preprotein translocase subunit SecY yields MLSVFRNMFKIRDLRAKIFFTLAVLALYRLGTSIPVPGVDLNAVGAFADSANDQGFLGLLNLFSGGALGRMSVFALGITPYITATIIMQLLTVVIPKLQALQEEGESGQKTITQWARYITVGLALVQSASFTQLLHRGSFGGIDLIPDFTLRNVVLVIVTWTAGTALIMWLGELITQRGVGNGMSLIIFISIVSQLPSQFGILKASSQAYQFWTIVALMAVLTVGIIFVDQGQRRIPIQFSRRVRGRKVLGGGSTYIPLKVNMAGVIPVIFATSVMYFPVLIGSTLPATGWGQTVRSWINDNLLQSGQGGLSPTLPYIAMLALLVVGFTYFYTAIQFDPVQQADRIQRQGGFIPGIRPGRATVRYLENVLSRITLPGSLYLAVVAVAPSLLGWLYHVPVGLSGVSILIVTGVALETMKQIESQLMMRNYDGFLA; encoded by the coding sequence ATGCTTTCCGTTTTTCGCAACATGTTCAAGATTCGCGATCTGCGCGCGAAGATCTTCTTTACGCTCGCCGTCTTGGCGCTGTACCGTCTGGGTACTTCAATTCCAGTTCCTGGTGTAGACCTCAATGCTGTTGGAGCCTTTGCCGACTCCGCAAACGACCAGGGTTTCCTCGGCCTCCTGAACCTGTTTTCGGGCGGTGCGCTTGGTCGGATGTCGGTGTTTGCGCTCGGTATCACCCCATACATCACCGCGACAATCATTATGCAGCTTCTCACGGTGGTCATCCCGAAGCTGCAAGCACTTCAGGAAGAGGGCGAGTCTGGTCAGAAGACAATCACCCAGTGGGCCCGCTACATCACGGTGGGTCTCGCGCTCGTGCAGTCGGCATCGTTCACTCAGCTCTTGCACCGCGGCTCATTCGGCGGGATCGACCTGATTCCCGACTTCACCCTGCGAAATGTGGTCCTTGTCATCGTCACATGGACCGCCGGTACGGCGTTGATCATGTGGCTTGGTGAGTTGATAACGCAACGCGGTGTCGGCAACGGTATGTCGCTGATCATTTTCATCAGCATCGTGAGTCAGCTCCCGAGCCAATTCGGGATACTCAAAGCCAGTTCGCAGGCGTACCAGTTCTGGACAATCGTGGCCCTTATGGCTGTGCTGACGGTTGGAATTATCTTTGTCGACCAGGGGCAGCGCCGGATACCAATTCAGTTCTCCAGGCGAGTTCGCGGCCGCAAGGTGCTCGGGGGAGGATCGACGTACATCCCGTTGAAGGTGAACATGGCCGGCGTCATCCCGGTGATCTTCGCGACCTCGGTTATGTATTTCCCAGTCCTTATCGGATCGACCCTTCCGGCTACCGGATGGGGACAAACGGTGCGTAGTTGGATCAACGACAACCTGCTGCAATCTGGGCAGGGTGGTTTGTCTCCCACGCTGCCGTATATTGCAATGCTTGCTTTGCTGGTGGTTGGGTTTACGTATTTCTACACCGCTATTCAGTTCGACCCGGTGCAACAGGCCGACCGCATCCAGCGTCAGGGTGGGTTCATTCCGGGTATCAGACCCGGCCGCGCCACGGTGCGCTACCTCGAAAACGTCCTGTCACGCATCACCCTGCCAGGTTCTCTGTATCTCGCTGTCGTCGCCGTGGCGCCATCCCTGCTCGGTTGGCTGTACCATGTGCCGGTCGGGTTGTCCGGGGTTTCGATCCTCATCGTTACCGGTGTGGCGCTGGAGACCATGAAACAGATTGAGAGCCAGCTCATGATGCGCAACTACGACGGATTTTTGGCCTAG
- the rpsC gene encoding 30S ribosomal protein S3, producing MGQKIHPYGLRLGIVTDWKSRWYSEKDYAFQVNQDADIRTYLTTELSRGAISRIDIERIGDKKVQIDIHTGRPGVVIGRAGSEAERMRRGLEKLTGLIVKFNVIEVQNAELDATLLARSVADQLEGRVSFRRAMKRTVATALKAGAEGVRVQASGRLGGADMGRREWYLEGRVPLHTLRADIDYGVATAHTTVGTIGIKVWVYKGDVSPSLLGRADKIAAEARLAAGGPSNRRRPAKSRAEAAAKGGGPTGPRKIIEAGGGKRLVEAGGGKRRPKHEDTPTVSAADVKEELDDARGAVDGTTATDVAADVSSEQTSTSDVETKTESQTDAIDVTQDSSESSTTEAVDVDDASDSDTSSDDGATPEAVAEGDTSEDAAADGAADADEAADASGAPDSDGKGA from the coding sequence GTGGGACAGAAAATACATCCGTACGGACTCCGTCTGGGCATCGTCACGGACTGGAAGTCACGCTGGTACTCCGAAAAGGACTACGCGTTCCAGGTCAACCAAGACGCCGATATCCGCACGTATCTCACGACTGAACTATCGCGCGGTGCAATCTCGCGGATAGACATCGAACGAATCGGTGACAAGAAGGTCCAGATCGATATCCACACGGGGCGACCTGGTGTTGTGATTGGTCGCGCAGGTTCTGAGGCCGAGCGGATGCGCCGCGGGCTTGAGAAACTCACCGGTCTCATTGTGAAGTTCAACGTCATAGAGGTCCAGAACGCCGAGCTCGATGCGACGCTGCTCGCCCGTTCGGTCGCTGACCAGCTTGAGGGTCGGGTGTCTTTCCGGCGAGCTATGAAGCGCACTGTCGCAACCGCGCTCAAGGCAGGTGCTGAGGGTGTCCGTGTGCAGGCGTCTGGTCGTCTCGGCGGCGCTGACATGGGTCGTCGAGAGTGGTACCTCGAAGGTCGTGTGCCATTGCACACCCTGCGCGCCGACATTGACTACGGCGTCGCCACCGCGCACACCACCGTCGGAACGATCGGCATCAAGGTGTGGGTGTACAAGGGTGATGTTTCACCATCACTGCTCGGGCGCGCAGACAAGATTGCGGCCGAGGCTCGGCTCGCTGCAGGTGGTCCGTCGAATCGCCGTCGCCCGGCGAAGTCTCGTGCCGAGGCAGCCGCAAAAGGCGGTGGTCCTACCGGCCCACGCAAGATCATCGAGGCCGGCGGCGGCAAACGTCTTGTTGAGGCCGGCGGCGGTAAACGTCGTCCAAAGCACGAAGACACACCCACAGTGTCGGCCGCCGATGTTAAGGAAGAGCTTGACGATGCACGCGGCGCTGTCGACGGCACCACGGCCACCGACGTGGCCGCGGATGTCTCGAGCGAGCAAACGTCCACGAGCGACGTGGAGACAAAGACCGAGTCTCAGACAGATGCCATTGACGTCACCCAAGACTCTTCAGAGAGTTCGACGACCGAGGCCGTAGACGTCGATGACGCGTCTGACAGTGACACCTCATCCGACGACGGCGCTACTCCAGAGGCAGTTGCCGAAGGCGACACGTCTGAGGATGCCGCTGCCGACGGGGCCGCTGACGCTGACGAGGCTGCTGACGCTAGCGGGGCCCCTGACTCTGACGGCAAGGGTGCCTAG